The region CATCGAGTCGTGGTACGATCTGGGCAATAAATCGAAGACCCGCCGCACCGGGATGGACAAGGTGCAACAGGTCTCCGAGCACGTGAACCTCATCCTCCGCTACATCCCCTACATCCAGACCAATTTCGTGCTGGGCCTCGACGGCGACATGGGACCCGAGCCGTTCGAGCTCACCAAGCGGTTCATCGATCTCTGCCCCGGCGCGTTCCCCGCGTACTCGCTGCTTTCGGCGTTTGGCCGCGCGGCGCCGATGAATCTCGAGTACCAGCGCGCCGGCCGGGTGCTGCCGTTCCCGTTCCACTTCCTCAACAACAACCACGCGATGAACGTGCGGCCCAAGCACTACAGCTGGCCCGAATTCTACGACGGGCTGGTGGACGTGTCGCGCCACTCGTTCTCCTGGCGCGCCATCGGGCGGCGGTTCCGCGCGACGCGCACCGCGATCCCCAAGTGGATGAATGTCATGCGGGCGGTTTCGTCGGAGGGATTCGGGCGGGTCAAGTACCACGCGGCAATGCGGGGGCTGCTCGACACCGATAGATCGGTGCGCGACTTCATGGAAGGGAAGACGACCGCGCTGCCGTCGTTCTACGTGGACCATATCCGCAGAGATCTGGGCCCTCTCTTCGAGTACCTGCCCGCGGGCGCGATGATGCACGATCCCAACGCGTACCTCAAGGCGAACGGCGCGGCCGCGCCGATCGCTCTGCGCCCCGGTATGCGCGCGGCGCGCCCAGCGGTGGCGTAGGGCCGGAACCGCGCGCCGATGCGCCGGATCCGGATGATCGGCGTACCGCTCGATCTGGGCGCGAGCCGGCGCGGGGTGGACATGGGGCCGTCGAGCCTGCGAATCGGCCAGCTGGGGCCTCGGCTCGCGGCGCTCGGCGGCGAAGTCGAGGACATCGGCAACCTGCGCATTCCCGACCGCGCCTCGCTCACCGGTGTCGCGTCGCCCGTCGGATACCTGCCCACCATCACCGAAGTCTGCCGCGACATTGCCGCCGCCACCGCGCAGGCGGTGCGCGAGGGATTCGCGCCGCTCGTGCTGGGCGGCGACCACTCGCTCGGCGCGGGGTCGGCGGCGGGCGTCGCGACCGCGCTCGCGGAGCGGGGACAGCGCCTCGGGCTCCTCTGGCTCGACGCGCACGGCGACCTCAACACCCCGTCGAGCACGCTGAGCGGCAACGTGCACGGAATGCCGGTGGCGCACCTGCTGGGCTACGGCGACGCTGGCATGGCCGGGATCGCGTCGCCCGCGCCGGCCGTCCGAGCGGAGAACACGGCGCTCGTCGGCATCCGCGACCTCGATCCGGCCGAGCGGGAGCACGCGCGGCGCTACGGAGTTCGCGTGTTCACCATGCGGGAGATCGACGAGCGCGGGCTCAAGGCGGTGATGGAGGATGCGCTTGCCATCGCCGGCGCGGGCACGGACGGGCTCCATGTGTCACTCGACGTGGACTGGATCGATCCGCGCGACGCGCCGGGTGTGGGCACGCCGGTGGCGGGCGGGGCCACGTACCGGGAAGCGCACCTCGCCATGGAGCTCCTGGCCGACACGGGGCGGATGGTGTCGATGGACGTGGTCGAGATCAATCCGGTGCTCGACGACCACAACCGGACGGCGGAGCTCGCGGTGGGGCTCGTGGGGAGCGCGTTCGGGCAGAAGATTCTTTAGTGGCGGCAGTTCCAGACCGCGACAATGTGCTTGCAAGGCGCGGGACGGCCCTCCATATATTGAGCGTCAGGTACCCCCGCTCCGGGTCGGCAGGCGACCATGAGAGTCACCCTCCTCGAATCCGACCGCCACTTTCTCCAGTCCGCCGAATGCGCGCTGCTGAGCCTGCTCGCGCACGGGGCGGTCATCGTAGGCGCCATTGCCGTGACCAGCGGCGGGCGTGTCCTCCCGAGCAACGCGCGGGAGGCACGCGTTTTCTTCTTGCTGCCGCCCGACCGCGTGGCCGCGAGCTCGAGCCAGCCGGCGATCATGCAATGGGGGCGCGAGGGCGGAGATCTGAAAGACGGGAGCGAGCTCACGAGGCCGGGTGAAGGCTGGCTCACCCACGCAGACGCGCACGGCCGCCGCGGCAAGCGGCCCAAGAGCGGCGCGAAGGGCGAGTTGCCGGTCGGGCCCGACGTGCGGCAGCCGGACTCGGTCTTCAGCGTGCTCGAGGTGGACTCGGTGGTGCAGCGCTACGAGACGAGCGCCGCGCCCGTCTATCCGCCGGAGCTGCTCGCAACCGGCACAGAGGGCGTGGTCTACGCGCAGTTCGTGGTGGACACCAGTGGCATGGTCGACACCACGACGATCCGCCTGCTCACGAGCCCGCACCCCGCCTTCTCGGCGTCGGTGCGCCGGGCGCTCGGCCTGATGCGGTTCCGGCCGGCGGTGCGCGGCCGGCACAAGGTGCGGCAGCTCGTCGAGCAGCACTTCCGCTTCACCATTGCGCCGCCGGTTCGCCAGATCAGTTGACCGGCCGCTGTTGGGGGCCGCACCCCGGCAACACCAGCCGCCAGCGACTACTCCGGCGGCTTTGCCGTGGCGACGAATATGTCATCCACGTAGAGGTGGCGGGTGACGGGCTCGGGCGGCGCGCCGACGCCGGTGAGCGAGCCGTCGATCATGATGGAATTGAGTCGCAGGTCGGTCGTCTTGCGGAAGGCGATTCCCGACCACTCTCCGCGAAGCACGCCGTCGAGCCAGAATCGCTGCGCGCCGTCCGATGCATCCGGCGCGTTCAGCTTCACCCAGTACTCCAGTTTGTGCCACGTTCCGCGCGAGGCCGTGAGCGGCGGGTAATAGGTGGCCTCCCCGGTGCCGAAGCGCCCCCAACAGGTCTTCCCGTCATCCTCGCGCGCCATCGCGGGGTAGTAGCTGTAGAGCTGCAGCGGGCCCGGATCGCCCTTGGCGGGCCACGCGATGACGCCGGTCGAAAACCACTGGTACCCATCGGGGCAGAGACCCGCAGTGCCAAAGGCCGACCAGCGGTCGTCAATCCGTGAGCCGCGCACCCTGAGCAGCTTGGTGCCGCCGGTCCAGTTGGACTCGAAGCGCACGTAATAACGAACATAGAGCGAATCGTAGCCTGGCATGAACCAGCGGGTGAGCCAGCCGCCGGTTTCGCCGGCGGGATACGTCATCCGCAACACGTGGCTGCCGCCATGCGCGAGCGCCGCATCAGCGAGCACCTCATGCAGCGGCGAGTCCTTGCCGTCGTCCCAGGAGGCGAGCGTGTTGGACTCGAAGTCGTCACGGAAAATCGTGTCGATGCGTGCGGTGGAAGGCGCGGGCGGCGGCGTGGGCGATCCCGGCACGCCGCTGCCGGGCGACTCGGCGCCGGGCGGATCGGCGACGGCCGTGGGGCCGCCGGGCTCGCCCGCGCAGGCGAGCAGGGCGGCGGTGCCGGCGAGGGTGGCGGCGCTGGTGACGGCTATGAAGGCAACCCGGAAGCGTGCGCGGCGGCGCGCGCGGGGCGCGTCGGGCGCGAGCGGCGCGGCGGGCATGCGCGCTCCTTGGAATTGGGTGGACCGCGACGAGCGGAGAGTGAACGTGTGTGCGAACGACGGCGCGGGGGACGCGGCAAGAAGCGGTCCGCGCGGGATCCCGTCGAAGGGGGCCGCGCGGGCACGCGCGAACTCTGACTTCTTTCCCGAACTCGTGCAATTTCCGAGGGCCGCCGCGAGCGGGCCGGCCGCCTGCGGTCAGGCCGTAGCCGGCCGCGATGCGTCCACCGCGCCGCGCGCGGCCGCGAGCAGCTCGTCCGGCGTGAACGGCTTTGCCAGGCAGAGAGCATCCTTCTCGAGCGCTCCCCGCCCGCTCACGGCGTCGGCCGCGTAGCCGGAGATGAGGAGCACCGGCACGCTCGGGCGCCGCGTCCGGAGCGCCTGCACCAGCTCGGGACCCGACGCCACCGGCATCGTGACGTCGGTGATCAACAGGTCGATCTCGGCAGCATGCTCGGCCGCGAGCACGCGCGCGGCGCCACCGTCGTCCGCTTCCAGCACGTGATAGCCGGCCTCGCGGAGCGTCCGCGCCGCGAGCGCACGCACGGCGGCGTCATCCTCCGCCAGGAGCACCGTCCCGCGACCCTGCATCGAGCCGCCGCCGGCCTCGGGCCTGGCGGGCTCGGTCTCTTCGGTTGCGACCGGCAGCAGCACGCGGAATGTGGCGCCGTGTCCCAACTCGCTCTCCACCAGGATCTCTCCCTCTGCCTGCTTCACGATGCCGTAACACATCGCGAGCCCGAGGCCGGTGCCCTGGCCCACCGGCTTGGTGGTGAAGAAGGGCTCGAAGATCCGATTCATGATGTCGGGGGCGATGCCGGTGCCGGTATCGGCGACCGCCAGCTCGACATACGCGCCCGGCACGAGCTCACGCCGTGCCGCTTCCGCCGGAGCCAACTCGATCTCGCGGGTGGTGATCTCGAGCCGGCCGCCGACCGGCATGGCGTCTCGCGCGTTCACCGCGAGGTTCACCAGCACCTGCTCGAGCTGGCCGGGGTC is a window of Gemmatimonadales bacterium DNA encoding:
- the rocF gene encoding arginase, translated to MRRIRMIGVPLDLGASRRGVDMGPSSLRIGQLGPRLAALGGEVEDIGNLRIPDRASLTGVASPVGYLPTITEVCRDIAAATAQAVREGFAPLVLGGDHSLGAGSAAGVATALAERGQRLGLLWLDAHGDLNTPSSTLSGNVHGMPVAHLLGYGDAGMAGIASPAPAVRAENTALVGIRDLDPAEREHARRYGVRVFTMREIDERGLKAVMEDALAIAGAGTDGLHVSLDVDWIDPRDAPGVGTPVAGGATYREAHLAMELLADTGRMVSMDVVEINPVLDDHNRTAELAVGLVGSAFGQKIL
- a CDS encoding energy transducer TonB, producing the protein MRVTLLESDRHFLQSAECALLSLLAHGAVIVGAIAVTSGGRVLPSNAREARVFFLLPPDRVAASSSQPAIMQWGREGGDLKDGSELTRPGEGWLTHADAHGRRGKRPKSGAKGELPVGPDVRQPDSVFSVLEVDSVVQRYETSAAPVYPPELLATGTEGVVYAQFVVDTSGMVDTTTIRLLTSPHPAFSASVRRALGLMRFRPAVRGRHKVRQLVEQHFRFTIAPPVRQIS